The genomic DNA CTGTTCCATTTTATCTAGCTCTTCTGCTTTCCTGGCTTAGATAATACTCTAACATGATGACAGCATGATTCAGAGGCTTTAACTGTACAATTTGATTCAGCTTCTAATTCAAAATAAACACTGGCCGACAATTAATATCCTCATTTTCCCCATCAATCCtttcacaaaacaacaaaacaacaaccatcGCAGAAAACAAGGCAATCCATCACAAGGCGGAAAGTCATCAATCATactcatttaaaataaacaaacccTAATAATAAAGCGGTAGCTCATCatttttagacttagacttagacttagacttctctttattgatccttttgggatgactcccgcaaggaaattgaaaattccagcaccagttttagtCATTAGGTGAATTCTTGGAGTCTTCCTTTTGGCCATGTTGATACTGTATCAGGAGTTTTCAAATATCATCCTGGAGGTATAAACATCAGAGCAATATTTagtttatatttaaaatattccaGTGGACATGTCCCCAGATTTTGGTAAAATCAACTTACGGCAAACGCCATGTTGATCAGCTCTGCTCTTGCTTTACCATATGATCCAATCACTGAGCAACtgtataatatgtataatataaatatacactcttcatcatcagacacttaCAAAAACACTGTAGCCTACTGAAGCCTCTATGGCTATAGCTACTGAGAGATTAACCACAATAAGATGATTAATAGAATTATTAGTGCTGTTCTGGTCTGTAAAATGCATATTTATAAGTTAGTGCTGACGCATTCAACCAAATATTCCTTGGAGCGAGGACTTTTCACCATTGGTATTACATTTAGTTTCATATCTATAACTGGGTCAAatgccttttaaaaaatataaggTGGTACTTGTTCAGTAATTGGCAGGAGAGATGTAATATTTACCAGAGGACTGCAACCAGCTCAATTCCTGACTCTCACAGTTATTGTGCCATCTGTTGGATTTACAGACAATTGCAGCAGTGTGTTGCTATTAGAGGGTGCAGGGCTTCATAGGACACATCCaacaaaattatcttttaaaatcttaaaaagtgAAATGATTTCTTGATAAAAGAAACGTGTGAGGCAGTGAGTGCTAGTATTTTTAAAGTTGTTATATAACGAATATAGAATGCGTATCCAGGATCGGGTCGCAGGGGCAGCGGCTCCAGTAGAGAACCCTCcccagggaggtgttccaggaacgtccagctgggaggaggcctctggggagacccaggactaggtggagcgATTATCTTCTCCAGACTGGCCTGGGatcgcctcgggatcccccagtcacagctggttgatgtggctctggAAATACTGTTTTGTATTCATTGCACTATTTTTGATTGCGAGGCCTACACAATAATTGAAAAGATGACTACTGCTGTGTTTTAGTACCAAAATGtaattgattttaattaacTTAGCTAACACTGCTTTCTGAGATTCTCcatagttaaatattaaattataacTATGTTTCTTTAGATGTGTTGCTTCTACAGTTCATCTGATAATCAAACCATGCTGCACAGTATTCAGAATGTCATGTTTCAGATAACCGTTTTCATAGGCCAAACCAAAACATCGTTTTTGGAAACTGTAACTGGCAACTGAGTTATAGAAACTACAGCAGAACTatgatggttttatttcagttagtttatggctggtttgatttgcattaagagatgatcttatggaaagtaccccatgccaatctcttggtatggtgaagggtagcTTTGTGATAATGTGGGGTTATTTAAATTCCAAAGTCCAAAGGAACTTTATCAAGATGCATATATCCTGatctatgaaataactggcttttagaaattaaaatgtgcctgcctctatggtaatttaacataggggggagTAGACTCGTGCCCTCTGTATTTTagggaagaacatttatttttttgcaaaacattgttcattcacaaagaaaattggtgtccttaaaaggttgggttttcctaaaaataaataaattaaagcaataagatccatttccaaaagatgttttttttgttcctctttttaatcaactttagcctgggtgtgtaaacttatacAAGCTAATGTATGTATTACAAACATTAAACATCAGCGGAGCAGTGGTGGAGGGGCAGTGGGGGCAGCGCTCCGGGGTGGGCGGGGTTGACCCGAGTGGAGGGGCGGGGCTGTTGAGAGGTCAAAGTTGAAtgcattttgtcttttgtgCCAAGCAGAAGAGTGGAGTCCGATCGAATAGCGGCGTCTCTTCCCTCTTCCCCGGATCCTTTTAAAACTCCCTCCCGAACCTCTCCCCTTCTACCCTTGTCACCCTACCCAccccctgaacacactttaaGGGACGATTCGGGTAAGAGCTCCAGAAATAtggctttgtttgtgtttgctttcCCCGTTCAGAGTCAAGGACTGAAGGGATACCTCGGCGTGCCTCAGTGCGCTCCGCAGGCCGCGGGATCAGACTATTCCCTGGATCAggcaatgctaacgctagcgaCCTGGCTCTAAAATGACAGAACTGCATTTAACTTTATGGGATATCAGGATTTAGTTGCTAGCCgatgtatttaaagtgtattttacagAAATAATCCAGCTGTCTAGCTTGGTAGGAATTTATAAAGTTACGGTAGCAATGTTACGATGCTAACTTAATGGCTAGCTTTTAAATGCTGCTTGCGTGACTAGCTGTGATGCTCTTTTAAACTCGGATCTGTGATGTTAACGTTATTCACGAGGGGTTCTTGTTACAGTCAATGCACGCTATAACTATGACATAAAATGGACTAGTTGGTGGCTTGCCTTTTAACGTTAATACGTTAATATATCAGCCATCTAGCTAGCTATGTCGCAACAACTATTTAATGCCGGGTAATAGTCATTGCCCCTGGGAGACAGTGGGTCATTGTGCAAACGTGAATAAGTGGACCCGGGCCAGTCTAACATGAATTGCTTGACTGAAACGCCACATTCTTTAAACATGTCTAGCTAACGTTGTTAAAATACAGCACAAGCTCAAGTCCACACAATGTTAACTTCGTACATCGCTTAATTGTTGTGCACTGACAGCGGGCTTTCCGCTAATATGTCCTCATACTTTCCAGTATCTATAATTGTCCCTGATGGTCACATTTTCCGCTCTATTGCAGACATTCAACCAGTGACCAAAGACCCACTTTGTTGGCCAGTTTAACTGTGGATTCACCTGCAGAAATGGACTCAAGTATGGTTGAAGGAGGACTTAATGTCACCTTAACCATCAGGCTACTCATGCATGGCAAGGTGAGGCTGAATGTCTGGTAAAATGTTTCTAATCTAAGACCCAATCTGAAGTCTGCATTCACGCCTGCGTTTAATTAGGGGAATcgcaatgaaaacaaacatcagTTTTTCATCTGCCAGGTGACCACAAAGACTgaatttatttctttaatatgCATTTTCGTTCTCTTCCGTAGGAGGTTGGCAGCATCATTGGCAAGGTAAGCCAGTTTTATTGCCCGATGATTGCTATCGTCATCTTGCCCTTCAGTATGTTTTGTAAATATTGTGTATTTGTGCTTTGCTTACAGAAGGGAGAATCCGTTAAGAAGATGAGAGAGGAGGTAagatgtttcaaaataaaaaaataatgtcggcaaaagggacaaaacatgtCCATACATACATTGAGTGACATTGACTCGTGCATCATATGACACTGCCACTGAAGATATTTCCTCTTTTATTCCCTTGTCTTTGCAGAGTGGGGCTCGCATCAACATCTCAGAGGGGAACTGTCCGGAGAGGATCATAACCCTCGCGGGACCCACAACCTCCATTTTTAAAGCCTTCTCTATGATCATTGAGAAACTGGAGGAGGTTAGATGTGTTTGCTGTGTCTTGATTCAGACATGTACACTATATAGCAACAGAATTGACACAATCAAGTCTATTTTCTAGTCAATTCTGACTATTCTTGTCGTGTCACCTTCCCACCAGGACATTAGCACCTCAATGACTAACAGTACAGCCACCAGCAAACCACCGGTCACCATGCGTCTCGTTGTGCCTGCCAGCCAGTGTGGCTCACTCATTGGTAAGGGTGGCTGCAAGATCAAGGAAATCAGAGAGGTTTGTCACCCTTTTTTGTTGTAGTAAAGTTTGTGTCTTATCTCTGATTTGTCATAACTCTTGTTGTTTGCTCGCGGATGTGTCTTCACAGTCAGCAGGAGCTCAGGTACAAGTAGCAGGGGACATGTTGCCCAACTCAACAGAGCGTGCCATCACCGTTGCAGGGACCCCACAGTCCATTATCGAGTGTGTCAAGCAAATCTGCGTCGTCATGCTTGAGGTATGACACTGTTTACCGTAATGCCGCATTTACTCTTTTGGAAATGTACGATGTCTGTTGTTAATACTCCTGATGGTTTATTAGTTTCTGTGTTGATGTATTGAATATCAATGGTGTATATTTCTGTGTTCTTAGTCTCCACCAAAGGGAGTGACCATCCCGTACAGACCCAAACCCTCAGGCTCTCCTGTCATTTTTGCAGGTGGTCAGGTAAATGCTTGCTCTCTAGATCTGTTGCTTGTactatttttttccccagcagtGTCCACTGTTTTGAGGGTAAAGGGTCCCAATCATTACTGAAGCACTTCTGGTCCAATTAATTTAATCATACTCGAGCTATCACTCTAGTGGCGAGTGTGCTGTCTGTGGCATGCCTGCCTTTTGTTCTTGTAGCACACCAAGGACAGAGCACTGATGGATATTTGAGTACACTGTGTGTGACACTGCCACACCCTCCTAAGTGCTCTCCTCTCCTTGCAGGCCTACGCTGTCCAAGGGCAGCACGCCATTCCACAGCCTGATGTAAGTGAAGGGCCCTCTGTAAGTGATCCAATATATTTGCAACTTCGGTCCTCGGAAGCCATGCCACCTTCTTGTTTCATCCCACTGACTCTTGTTTTTCCAACCCCCACTGCCTGATACCCATTTAACAATTTCAAACATACTCATTTAACAGTTTAACaatggtattttttttctacccTTTTAAGCTAAATCATGACTTCCATGTTCCATTTCATATTTTCCTCACATCACTATAACCACTAACAcaaaggaaatcatttcaaaaatttCAGCTTATAAATGTCTTTTGAGATTTTCCTCACTCgtgctttctgtttgtttgcgCTCTGCATCCTTTTCTCCACTGTTTCAACAGCTCACCAAACTTCACCAGCTGGCCATGCAGCAGAGCCCCTTCCCCATTGCACATAGCAACCAGGGCTTCCAGGGTAGGTGGACAGACTGAGAGGGGAATGTGATTACTCTAGATTTGTAAAAATCCACCTAGTCAACACTCTCATTGGCtttctttgcatttctttagCTGGGATGGACGCCTCTGCACAAACTGGCTCTCATGAGCTAACCATTCCAAACGATGTAAGTTGCATGTATctccttttttcttattttctctgtgtgtgtcctttacAGAAAAGTATGACACTATTTTTCTGTAGCTTATCTTCTTGCTGTTTGTATCGTTCTTCGTGTAGTATTGAAGATGCTGATGTGTTCACACgtttttcttcctctccctcagCTCATTGGCTGCATCATTGGCCGTCAGGGCGCAAAGATCAATGAGATCCGTCAGATGTCAGGGGCTCAGATCAAGATTGCCAACCCCGTGGAAGGCTCCACTGACAGGCAGGTCACCATCACGGGCTCCCATGCCAGTATCAGCCTGGCCGAGTACCTGATCAATGCTCGGTAAGAGGCTTTATGCCACTGCAACACATCCACCACAGACGAGCAAGTTTACAGAAACACAGTAGTGTTTTAACTTtgtatctaaaaaaaatgtaaactcactagagtagggctgggcaatatagacCATAAGCCATgtctatgtatttttttgtctgaatggcaatacacaatatatacagtatatctgtatTTACTACAAAGTGGGTTAAATGTTCAGTTGTAAGGCAAAGCCACATGTGAGAGGTCACAAGCACCCTTAATTAAATGCAAAGTGGGCTGCACAATATAccgttttttaatttatttctttaacGTCATCGCAATATTAACTAGCACAATACCCATTGCGATAGGTTGTGGCATATCGCGAAAAAGACTCAAGATTTTTTATCATTGGAAAATGTAACTGTCGTTCATATTTTAGTGGTGCCatttacattcaattcaatgttatataaaagagtgttggaaatgattttctttcatttggtttaaattcaacaagcaattgttactgaaagcagcagaactgagtacactttaatatctgtttattgcaagtaatatcgttatcgcgATGTTCAACAACCTTATTGCATcttttcctcatatcatgcagccctaattCAAAGACTTGGTTTCTTTCGATGTTTGaaaatatacagctgcaacacacgCAAATGAAAATATATCTAAAATAAATGGCCTATATTTAATAAGAACGGGCCTATCTCTGAGAAGGCTCCGTCAGCTGTTTTCAacaacagagagggagagagtgtgcAGTGGTGTTAGAAACTTTCTTTGATCATGAAGATTGTTACTGTACAATTCATTCTCCACTCAGAATGACGGCTGATTCATTACGAGCTCCATCGCGTCCCATACGTCTCAACtataaaatgtctgtatcgtcacggtactgcaattttttaatttttttattcatttgttttttatgaacTACATTAACTGGCCAAGGGTCACGTGTCTCGCCTGCGTCCAGGCGCAGTCCCACTCGCTCTCACTCCTAGAACTGAAGGTAAACTTTGCGTCCAGTAACTACTGTTatgtgtttttcgccgtggcggctGCCACAACGGGGCGTTACCGGCGgtaacactggtacaaatacaacGCTCTGAAAAATATGTCAATACACCTTTAAAGCGTCTATACCGCCCAGCCCTACTCTACAGTGCAGTTTACAGGAGTTCCATATTTACAGGACAAT from Etheostoma spectabile isolate EspeVRDwgs_2016 chromosome 7, UIUC_Espe_1.0, whole genome shotgun sequence includes the following:
- the pcbp2 gene encoding poly(rC)-binding protein 2 isoform X2, which translates into the protein MDSSMVEGGLNVTLTIRLLMHGKEVGSIIGKKGESVKKMREESGARINISEGNCPERIITLAGPTTSIFKAFSMIIEKLEEDISTSMTNSTATSKPPVTMRLVVPASQCGSLIGKGGCKIKEIRESAGAQVQVAGDMLPNSTERAITVAGTPQSIIECVKQICVVMLESPPKGVTIPYRPKPSGSPVIFAGGQAYAVQGQHAIPQPDLTKLHQLAMQQSPFPIAHSNQGFQAGMDASAQTGSHELTIPNDLIGCIIGRQGAKINEIRQMSGAQIKIANPVEGSTDRQVTITGSHASISLAEYLINARLSSEATGLAAN
- the pcbp2 gene encoding poly(rC)-binding protein 2 isoform X1, whose protein sequence is MDSSMVEGGLNVTLTIRLLMHGKEVGSIIGKKGESVKKMREESGARINISEGNCPERIITLAGPTTSIFKAFSMIIEKLEEDISTSMTNSTATSKPPVTMRLVVPASQCGSLIGKGGCKIKEIRESAGAQVQVAGDMLPNSTERAITVAGTPQSIIECVKQICVVMLESPPKGVTIPYRPKPSGSPVIFAGGQAYAVQGQHAIPQPDVSEGPSLTKLHQLAMQQSPFPIAHSNQGFQAGMDASAQTGSHELTIPNDLIGCIIGRQGAKINEIRQMSGAQIKIANPVEGSTDRQVTITGSHASISLAEYLINARLSSEATGLAAN